The Canis lupus baileyi chromosome 5, mCanLup2.hap1, whole genome shotgun sequence region AGGCTCCAGAGACATCTCGTTaaagcctgcctctgcctctgccacctgcAGACATGCCACCCAAACATGTCACttaacctcagttttctcctctgggaAATGGATAGATTAGGACCTTCTGGCTGCCATGGGGAATCAGAGGATGTGCTTagcaaagtgcttagcacagagcctgccaaagagcaaatgctcaataaataatggctatttttgctattatgaataattatttatcagggtttttttttaaagattttatttatttactcatgaaaacacagagagagagagagagagaggcagagacacaggcagagggagaagcaggctccatgcagggagcccgacgtgggactcgatcccgggtctccaggatcatgccctgggctgaaggcggtgctaaactgctgagccacccgggctgccctaataattatttaataatgacATCACTGATGTTCCTCCTCTTTGCTAAGGTCATGGTGGTCTGCTTCCGGCCACTGATTCCCAATTATGCCCTCTCTAACCAGTCTCAAAATTCTTCAGTATGGATACACCCCACCTGAAACCCACCATCTATGATAATTTGCTGATATGTGCCAACGGACCATGTGTACCTATGGACAGTGTAAAGGCCCTGTGAGGTCTGGAATCACTGCTCAGGACCACTGATTTACCCCTAAACCCCCTGTTATCAGTCTGGCTCAAACAGATAAAGTCCTCACATGGCAGCAAATGTAAAGAGAGCCCAAGGACCGGGATTtttataggagaaaaacaaattacattTAAGAAAAGTGCCTTCAAACCATAACTATGAGGGAcccttaactataggaaacaaattgaaagtttctggaggggtgggggggggtggggtaactgggtgatgggcattaaggaggacatgtgatgtaatgagcactaggtgttatctacaactgatgaatcactaaactccaCCCCTGAAGCAAATAATAtggtatatgttaactaaactgaatttaaattaaaaataaaaaaaattaaattaaaaaaaaaaaaaagaaaagtgccttCAAATCTGGCTCCTTAGCATTTGTAATTCACTTCCAATTAATCTGGATTATACCAAGCTAACTTCCCTGGGTATATACCAAGCCTAAACATTGGGTAAGTTTCTAGCACACATCTTATGATCTCAGGagatttaaatatacatttatctcTTTTGCTGGGGGAAGGGTGTCTCCTACGCTGCTTTCCCCCCTGCATGCGTTCTCCGGTGGGCGCTGAAGTGGGAACTATTGTTGAAGTCTCTCCCACACTCCATGCACTTGTAGGGTTTCTCCCCAGTGTGGATTCTCTGGTGAATAATAAGACTAGAGCTCTGGTTAAAACATTTCCCACATTCTCTGCACTTATAAGGCTTCTCTCCCGTATGAATCCGCTGGTGAGTAATGAGGTTGGAACGATCACGAAAGAACTTTCCACACTCAAGGCATTTGTagggcttctctcctgtgtgCACTCTCTGGTGTGTGATGAGCTTAGAGCGCTCACTGAAGCACTTCCCACAGTCCACACACTTGTACGGTTTCTCCCCCGTGTGGGTTCGTTGGTGGTTAGCCAGTGTGGAGCTCTTACTGAAGCTTTTCCCACATTCAGCACATTCGTATGGTTTCTCTCCCGTATGGATTCTTTGGTGACTAATGAGGGCAGAGCTCTTAGAAAAGGTCCTTCCACATTCAGAACACTGATAAAGCTTTTCCCCTGAGTTGGTACTGTGTGGGCCAGAATTCAAGTTCTTACTGGCACTATGAGGTTGTTCAAGAGATGGCTCTTCTGTAGAGTTCCTCCAGTGAGCACTAAAGGATGGGCTTGGACCAAAGTTTGCCCCAGGCTCACTACAATGGTCAGGATTGCCTCCCAAGTGGACTCTTTGATGTTTCAGCAAGTTTGAGCTCTGGTTGAAACTTTTCCAACATTCCCCACATTTGTAGGGTTTTTCCCCTGTGTGGATTCTCTGGTGGGTGACAAGATTGGAGTGATCACTAAAGCTTTTCCCACATTCAAGGCATTTgtagggcttctctccagtgtggattCTCTGATGGGTATTAAGATTGGAGCGGTCACTAAAGCTTTTTCCACATTCGAGGCATTTGTAGGGCTTCTCACCTGTGTGAATCCGCTGGTGGGCGATGAAGTGGGAGCTCCTACTGAAGCTTTTCACACATGTATCACATTTGTAGGGTTTCTCTGCCAAGTACAGGCCCTGATGGTCGATAAGTTTTTCTAAGTCCTCTTCAGAAGAGCATTCTTCCCACTGCTCCTGGGGGCAGTTTCCCCACTGCCCTTCACCTTCACCGTCACTGTCTTGCCCCCAGTCAGAAGGGTGGCAAACATCCTCTCTAGTACATTTTGATAAGTCTCCAGGCAAATCCTCAAAGATGTCCTGCTCTGAAATCTGGTCTTCACCCTTATGCCTCATCTCAAACCCTGAAATAGAAATGcagtttttcttcattcattagtTAACATCTATTTTACAGATCTTGTGTCTTGTGAATTTAACTAATgtgaatttgtatattttcttttcatatcttaTAATGTGACTAACATGAAATTGACCAAGTTTTGGTGCATATGTAAATTTCTGAGCTGCAAAGCAGAGAACAGAGCCTGGAACATGGTGACCTCACCAACAAAGTCATGAGGCCGAGGCCACGTGGCCAGCTAGTCAGTCTCTTTGGTCAATTTCCCTATTGCCCTACTCAATAATGAACACCTCCTTCTTCTGGCACATTCCAAATAGCCTGTGCTGTGTGAAATTGAATAAACTCTACAATTTCCCAGATAAAACCCAGTAAAACTGAGACTTGGCTGCTTATTTCATTTGGGGGATTACACAAAGCTAGAGACTGAATCATCTGAGCAAATCACCAATGCTTTTCCTATTCATGTCCATTCTCTCTTGCAGCTCAGAGACAAACAATAATGAGTTGGCCCCTTGCTCTCTCTGCATGCTCCCGGATTTTGTGGGCATCGAATTACTCTGGGCTTACCTGTGTCTGGGGTTTGAGGACATGGGGCTGGAGATTTGATGGCATCTTCATCTGCCATCTCATCCCAAGCCTGCTGGTCATCAGCCTCCGTACTGCTCTGCCCAGGCCTTGGAAGACCTGCTGCCTCCCTGAGGGTTCCCATGGCTCTGACCGCAGTCCGTGCCCTCATCAGTGAGTCCAGCTCCTCATAGAAGGGGCACGTCCCTGGTGGGTGGCTGCTCTTGGCTTTCCGGTAGCTTCGAAGGAGGTTTTTGAATCTGTAGCGACACTGCTCCAGCGTCCGCAGGAAGCCCTGTGCGCACAGCCGCTCTGCAATGGCGCGGTACACCTGGCTGTTCTGGTGACAGGTGCGAAGCTTTTCAGAGAACGGGGATTCACTGAGAATGGTCAGGAAGGCCTTGGTCTCCTCATAGCCCCAGTGCACACCTGCTGTCAGGAGTGAAGAGTTCAGAACTGTGAGGTATAATGAGACTTGCCTAAGTCATCAGGGATCAGGGTCCCCCAACTCACCAAATGCCTAGAACACAGGCACCTCAAAATCTTCCAGGCACCTGGGGCCCCAGCAAAGACTATTCCCTTGCTTCTCAGGAGTGCACCAGAGCCTCCCGCCCCCTTCTAAGAGTCTCCACTAACTCTTGAGTCTTAGCTGAAGAGGACTGAGGTGGCCACGTTATACTAGGTGACCCTACTCCTCTGGTTTCCATTGACTAGTGTGGGGAAAGACCTGTAGTTGGATCCAAGAGACTTTCTCTTTATCTATTCCATACATATCCTCTATTTTATGAACTTTCCTCTTAACAAATGTGGGAATTGAGAATCTCTAAACATAAGTGGGACTTCAAATAACTTTACAACAGCATCCAACTGAGGAAGCGCTTTCCTCTTTTGTGGAGCAATGAAAGGAGGCAGTCTGTTCTCAGGTCCTCTGCAGGTAAATGATGCAGCCCAGGGAGGCAGGATTGTGGAGAGGAAAACCACACAAaactggaggcagaagctctgggcTCTGACTTTGACTCTGCCCCTAGCCCATTGTCTATATTTAGATAAGACATGTCATCTCTTGGGCTTCAGTGTTTCCACTTATACAATGACTGTATGTTTCTCCAAACGTCATGTGTTCAACCATACACCATCATGATTTCtgttatatgttaaatatttcacTCAGTATCTTTCTTTACCTAAATTTACTGTCTGTGAAATTACAGGTTGATATGCTCATCCACAGTAAAATTAAAAGTTCACTCATGTAACACTATAACCATCCCCATACTTCTAGTGACACACTTTGGCAAATACAGGTGAaatttgaacaacacaggttcaAACTGCAGATCCACTaatatacagatttatttttttaaatatatagtactgtaaatatattttctcttccttatgatttcagtgatatttttcctagtttactttattgtaagaattcagtatataatacatatattaaatataaaatacatgtaagttATTTATAGTACTGGTAAGGCTTGTGGCCCACAGTACGCCATTAATAGTTAAACTTGGGGGGAGTCAAAGAGCTATACATGTATTTTTGACTGAGCAGAGGATCAGTACCTTAACTcttgcattgttcaagggtcaaatgaTACTGAATTAGCTCTCTAAAGTTATTTAAGGCTTTAAAAGTTTGCTACTATAACTAAAATTCACTCTAGGAAACTAAtcatagaggaaaagaaaggttGAGGATAACCTAAGGAACTGAACACCTTACTCCAGTGGCATCAATCTAGACTTgcgggacatgtgggtggctcagtggctgggcagctgccttcagctcaggtcgtgatcccgggagccggaatcgagtcccacatcgggctccctgctaagagcctgcatctccctctgcctatgtctctgcctctctctgtgtctctcatgagtaaataaataaatcttaaaaaaaaaaaatctagacttgCAATCCAGTCTATGTCCTGAACTTAGCAAGCAGAAGTCTCATGGGCTGGAGAGCTAGAATCTGGATCCATGATACCCCATCGTTCTTACCGATACGACTCTGGAACAGAGTTGGCCCCCCTGGAATCCTGGGCTCCTGGACGGACTCGTCAGTGGCCAGCTCATCACCATTACAGTCTTCTGCTACTTCTTCAGGCTCCCAgaccccttcctcctgctcatcCATCTCTGCATCGCTATCCCCCAGCCTGGGGAGTGCcatggcctcccctggaccctCTGTGGCTCTGTTGGCCGTCCGAGCCCTCACCAGGGCCTCCAGCTCCTCATAGAAGGGGCACGTTCCTGGTGGGTGGCTGCTCTTGGCTTTCCGGTAATTCCGTAGGAGATTTTTGACCCTGTAGCGACACTGCTCCAGTGTCCGCAGGAAGCCCCGGGCCCTCAGCCGCTCTGCAATGGCCCGGTACACCTGGCGGTTCTGATGACAAGTCCGGAGCTTTTCAGAGAAAGGAGACTCACTCAGAATTGCTAGAAAAGTCTTGGTCTCCTCGTAGCCCCAGTGCACACCTGACACCTTCATGTCCTCTGTGTCCCACTGACATTGTTCCTCCCAGCCCTTGGAGTCTCTCCAGGCCGATGCCTGAGCTGGTCTCATTTGCTCATTACCCAGGTTGTAATCTACAGTGTTCCTTTTTCCAGAGTTTATAAAGTTTGGATGCCAAACTTCTGGTCCTTGCTCTGGCTGGCAGTTGATACTTGGTTTTGAAACTGGAACtcctaaacaaaagaaagaagaggaatgaTTAAGTAGAAATGATACACTGAGCACAGCATTTGTCCAAAATGCCCTGAAACAGATCATTTCCCTGTGTGAGGACAATAAGAAATTCCTATGCTGATTCCCCACCTTAACTGACctgttttctttgtttacttgCTTCCTTTGTTGCACTTATGAAATATATCACACAAAGAGTAACTGTTACTGATGGGAATGTGGCCTAAACTGGCCCAATCAGGATGAATTTAATGGCTAGAGAAAAGATTTCCCTCTCTCACTcattcactgtgtgtgtgtgtgtgtgtgtgtgtgcgcgcgcgcacgtgtgtgtgcatgtgcacacccacacacaagTGTTTTGCTAGGAAACTTGTGAGCCCAACTGTCATCTATCTTTTGATTATGACACATGACAGTGCTGGTGGGAAGCTGACAGTGAGGATGGCAGAGCAGAGAAAAAGAACCTAAGTCTGCTGTGACCTCGCTGAGCCACTTTATACTGTGGCTGGAGCATGTCCTCCTCTCGACTtccaaaaatgtgagaaaatacatttccttatttttttaaaacacttagcAGCTCTGTGTAAAGGACTGCTGTCCCAACAGCTCCCAGCCCTCACAAAACAGGaagcttttaattaaaataaaaatttgaagaaaaccaGATCAGAAAGAACTGAGAACTAAAAAACTTTAGGCCTACCAAAGTTTGCTCCTGTGAACACTATCTCCCCCAGATATCATggttgaggtaaaaaaaaaaaaataaaataaaataaaaagagttctACTGTCAAGAAAGGTGCCAATAAGACTTCTCATGTCTCCTCTTACCTCCCCTTAGGAGGCACACCTATCACTATCTGCCACTTTATTCCGCTCATGTCTAATCCCTCACACTAACCCCAGGCTCCACAgggaaatagttcatttttgtttggcTCCTGTGGAGATGCAACTATAGAGACAGGAGTTAGTACGGGCGATGTGAGCTTCAAGTGCTTTGAGCCCTGTGATGTTTACTTCTACTGTGTTTAGTACATCAGTCTCAGGGGCTCAGCTTACTGGAGTCTGTCCCTGAGAGATGGACCCTGTTTGATGCTGAAAGGACTGGATTTCTGAGATGGCCTAGGACAGCCATGATGAATGTCTTGAGGAAGCAAGTCCCAAGAGGGCAGGCTTTCAGAAGCCATCAGCCTATATCCAGGCAGACCCCACATCCTACACTCCATTTCTGCCACCAGTGCTAGCCATAAAGAGCATGTCGTCTTCTTGTCTTCTTGTGTCTCAAGTTCCAGACTTCCAGAGCCACGAGTCTTAAGGGAGTGACAAAACAATTCTTTGGGAACTGAGTATAACAGAAACCAGACAATATTCCTGAGAGGGCACTGTTTCCTTACCTAGGGGCATGCCGTTCCCACACCCATCTCCTGGGGGATCCTTGGAGAATTCCTTCTCAGCATGTTTGCCAGGTCCCAGGGCTTCCTGTGAGATGTACAAGACAAGGACCACAACTGAAAACAGCCTGGGAACTCTGCTAGGCCCCAGGAAAGGTAACAGACACAGGGATACCATGTGTGAGGCCAGTGTCATAAGAAGCAACATGACGGAAAAGGCCCAGTAGATTGGGAACCAGGGCCAGAGGCCGACACCCTGTGACATATGCCCTTCTGCTGAGGGCAGGttacagagagaggagaggggcatGGGGGTAAGAGCCCAGAAATCAGGACAGGAAAGAATGGACAAACCACAGCTTACCTGGGACTCCGCTGTCACCTCCCAATCTCCAACACTCCCCATCTTTGGGAGAGTAGGGACTCGGGGAGTGAGAACAGCTGAGGAGAAGAAAAGTCTCTAAAACCCAAGCTCTGGTTCCCAAAAAACCACGCCCTCCCAAGTCCAGCTTTCCAAGTGCCATGCTTGCCTCAAGTGGAGACTGTCCTGATAGCCAGCAGATTTCCCCTTTTACTTTCCTTCTGGAGTGTGGCTCTGAAGCTGAGAGATGTGCTGTGTATAAGATGCCAACTCAAACTCCTATGATCACCACCTGGCCCCAACCTGATCTGAACATGCTGCGGCACTAAGCTCAGTGGGGTTACCAACATCGCTGGGAGCTTCATCTTCTTGCACAATGCTTACTCACTCGCCTTCCTTCTCGGCATGTCCATCAGACACTATTTCTACCCCTTGCCTTGAATTCTTCATATCCCTCCTCCCTGTGCTTCCTTCCTTATCCCCTCTaaccctctcctctcttccctcatgTTCTCTGATTCTTGATACTCACCACTCTCTTTCAAGGGCTGTGGCACCATCTTGGTGTCTAGATGTTTTGGAAGGTCAGGGCATGAATTCTTCACCCACTGCTTCTGGCACTGGGCTTCAGGCCAGTGATTTGCTGGGTGCAGCTGGCAAGGCTGAGATTCCTGCATTGCCTTTAAGGACCTGGTCTCTTCTGCACACAAGCCCAGttcctacacacacacagtcaAAATTCCCAATTGTCAGTTCAATAGGACCAATTTTGCTAGGGCAGGGAGTGTTCTTTTGAGCACAGCTGTGGTCCAAGGGTTAACaagttctttttaagattcaaaGATGCCTCAAAGTGGTGTAACAACAAAACCATGAGACTGACATTAGTAAACGGACCAGCACTGATACCACCAAATTACTAC contains the following coding sequences:
- the ZSCAN20 gene encoding zinc finger and SCAN domain-containing protein 20 isoform X1, with the translated sequence MAVALEPQAQASPRPEPEELLIVKREGDSWRSESKLREEDHHPVPGPEASRQRFRQFQYRDAAGPHEAFSQLWALCCHWLRPEIRLKEQILELLVLEQFLTILPREIQAWVQARHPESGEEAVALVEDWHREVRAAGQRELGLCAEETRSLKAMQESQPCQLHPANHWPEAQCQKQWVKNSCPDLPKHLDTKMVPQPLKESAVLTPRVPTLPKMGSVGDWEVTAESQEALGPGKHAEKEFSKDPPGDGCGNGMPLGVPVSKPSINCQPEQGPEVWHPNFINSGKRNTVDYNLGNEQMRPAQASAWRDSKGWEEQCQWDTEDMKVSGVHWGYEETKTFLAILSESPFSEKLRTCHQNRQVYRAIAERLRARGFLRTLEQCRYRVKNLLRNYRKAKSSHPPGTCPFYEELEALVRARTANRATEGPGEAMALPRLGDSDAEMDEQEEGVWEPEEVAEDCNGDELATDESVQEPRIPGGPTLFQSRIAGVHWGYEETKAFLTILSESPFSEKLRTCHQNSQVYRAIAERLCAQGFLRTLEQCRYRFKNLLRSYRKAKSSHPPGTCPFYEELDSLMRARTAVRAMGTLREAAGLPRPGQSSTEADDQQAWDEMADEDAIKSPAPCPQTPDTGFEMRHKGEDQISEQDIFEDLPGDLSKCTREDVCHPSDWGQDSDGEGEGQWGNCPQEQWEECSSEEDLEKLIDHQGLYLAEKPYKCDTCVKSFSRSSHFIAHQRIHTGEKPYKCLECGKSFSDRSNLNTHQRIHTGEKPYKCLECGKSFSDHSNLVTHQRIHTGEKPYKCGECWKSFNQSSNLLKHQRVHLGGNPDHCSEPGANFGPSPSFSAHWRNSTEEPSLEQPHSASKNLNSGPHSTNSGEKLYQCSECGRTFSKSSALISHQRIHTGEKPYECAECGKSFSKSSTLANHQRTHTGEKPYKCVDCGKCFSERSKLITHQRVHTGEKPYKCLECGKFFRDRSNLITHQRIHTGEKPYKCRECGKCFNQSSSLIIHQRIHTGEKPYKCMECGRDFNNSSHFSAHRRTHAGGKAA
- the ZSCAN20 gene encoding zinc finger and SCAN domain-containing protein 20 isoform X4, producing MQESQPCQLHPANHWPEAQCQKQWVKNSCPDLPKHLDTKMVPQPLKESAVLTPRVPTLPKMGSVGDWEVTAESQEALGPGKHAEKEFSKDPPGDGCGNGMPLGVPVSKPSINCQPEQGPEVWHPNFINSGKRNTVDYNLGNEQMRPAQASAWRDSKGWEEQCQWDTEDMKVSGVHWGYEETKTFLAILSESPFSEKLRTCHQNRQVYRAIAERLRARGFLRTLEQCRYRVKNLLRNYRKAKSSHPPGTCPFYEELEALVRARTANRATEGPGEAMALPRLGDSDAEMDEQEEGVWEPEEVAEDCNGDELATDESVQEPRIPGGPTLFQSRIAGVHWGYEETKAFLTILSESPFSEKLRTCHQNSQVYRAIAERLCAQGFLRTLEQCRYRFKNLLRSYRKAKSSHPPGTCPFYEELDSLMRARTAVRAMGTLREAAGLPRPGQSSTEADDQQAWDEMADEDAIKSPAPCPQTPDTGFEMRHKGEDQISEQDIFEDLPGDLSKCTREDVCHPSDWGQDSDGEGEGQWGNCPQEQWEECSSEEDLEKLIDHQGLYLAEKPYKCDTCVKSFSRSSHFIAHQRIHTGEKPYKCLECGKSFSDRSNLNTHQRIHTGEKPYKCLECGKSFSDHSNLVTHQRIHTGEKPYKCGECWKSFNQSSNLLKHQRVHLGGNPDHCSEPGANFGPSPSFSAHWRNSTEEPSLEQPHSASKNLNSGPHSTNSGEKLYQCSECGRTFSKSSALISHQRIHTGEKPYECAECGKSFSKSSTLANHQRTHTGEKPYKCVDCGKCFSERSKLITHQRVHTGEKPYKCLECGKFFRDRSNLITHQRIHTGEKPYKCRECGKCFNQSSSLIIHQRIHTGEKPYKCMECGRDFNNSSHFSAHRRTHAGGKAA
- the ZSCAN20 gene encoding zinc finger and SCAN domain-containing protein 20 isoform X2; this translates as MAVALEPQAQASPRPEPEELLIVKREGDSWRSESKLREEDHHPVPGPEASRQRFRQFQYRDAAGPHEAFSQLWALCCHWLRPEIRLKEQILELLVLEQFLTILPREIQAWVQARHPESGEEAVALVEDWHREVRAAGQRELGLCAEETRSLKAMQESQPCQLHPANHWPEAQCQKQWVKNSCPDLPKHLDTKMVPQPLKESAVLTPRVPTLPKMGSVGDWEVTAESQEALGPGKHAEKEFSKDPPGDGCGNGMPLGVPVSKPSINCQPEQGPEVWHPNFINSGKRNTVDYNLGNEQMRPAQASAWRDSKGWEEQCQWDTEDMKVSGVHWGYEETKTFLAILSESPFSEKLRTCHQNRQVYRAIAERLRARGFLRTLEQCRYRVKNLLRNYRKAKSSHPPGTCPFYEELEALVRARTANRATEGPGEAMALPRLGDSDAEMDEQEEGVWEPEEVAEDCNGDELATDESVQEPRIPGGPTLFQSRIGVHWGYEETKAFLTILSESPFSEKLRTCHQNSQVYRAIAERLCAQGFLRTLEQCRYRFKNLLRSYRKAKSSHPPGTCPFYEELDSLMRARTAVRAMGTLREAAGLPRPGQSSTEADDQQAWDEMADEDAIKSPAPCPQTPDTGFEMRHKGEDQISEQDIFEDLPGDLSKCTREDVCHPSDWGQDSDGEGEGQWGNCPQEQWEECSSEEDLEKLIDHQGLYLAEKPYKCDTCVKSFSRSSHFIAHQRIHTGEKPYKCLECGKSFSDRSNLNTHQRIHTGEKPYKCLECGKSFSDHSNLVTHQRIHTGEKPYKCGECWKSFNQSSNLLKHQRVHLGGNPDHCSEPGANFGPSPSFSAHWRNSTEEPSLEQPHSASKNLNSGPHSTNSGEKLYQCSECGRTFSKSSALISHQRIHTGEKPYECAECGKSFSKSSTLANHQRTHTGEKPYKCVDCGKCFSERSKLITHQRVHTGEKPYKCLECGKFFRDRSNLITHQRIHTGEKPYKCRECGKCFNQSSSLIIHQRIHTGEKPYKCMECGRDFNNSSHFSAHRRTHAGGKAA
- the ZSCAN20 gene encoding zinc finger and SCAN domain-containing protein 20 isoform X3: MAVALEPQAQASPRPEPEELLIVKREGDSWRSESKLREEDHHPVPGPEASRQRFRQFQYRDAAGPHEAFSQLWALCCHWLRPEIRLKEQILELLVLEQFLTILPREIQAWVQARHPESGEEAVALVEDWHREVRAAGQREALGPGKHAEKEFSKDPPGDGCGNGMPLGVPVSKPSINCQPEQGPEVWHPNFINSGKRNTVDYNLGNEQMRPAQASAWRDSKGWEEQCQWDTEDMKVSGVHWGYEETKTFLAILSESPFSEKLRTCHQNRQVYRAIAERLRARGFLRTLEQCRYRVKNLLRNYRKAKSSHPPGTCPFYEELEALVRARTANRATEGPGEAMALPRLGDSDAEMDEQEEGVWEPEEVAEDCNGDELATDESVQEPRIPGGPTLFQSRIAGVHWGYEETKAFLTILSESPFSEKLRTCHQNSQVYRAIAERLCAQGFLRTLEQCRYRFKNLLRSYRKAKSSHPPGTCPFYEELDSLMRARTAVRAMGTLREAAGLPRPGQSSTEADDQQAWDEMADEDAIKSPAPCPQTPDTGFEMRHKGEDQISEQDIFEDLPGDLSKCTREDVCHPSDWGQDSDGEGEGQWGNCPQEQWEECSSEEDLEKLIDHQGLYLAEKPYKCDTCVKSFSRSSHFIAHQRIHTGEKPYKCLECGKSFSDRSNLNTHQRIHTGEKPYKCLECGKSFSDHSNLVTHQRIHTGEKPYKCGECWKSFNQSSNLLKHQRVHLGGNPDHCSEPGANFGPSPSFSAHWRNSTEEPSLEQPHSASKNLNSGPHSTNSGEKLYQCSECGRTFSKSSALISHQRIHTGEKPYECAECGKSFSKSSTLANHQRTHTGEKPYKCVDCGKCFSERSKLITHQRVHTGEKPYKCLECGKFFRDRSNLITHQRIHTGEKPYKCRECGKCFNQSSSLIIHQRIHTGEKPYKCMECGRDFNNSSHFSAHRRTHAGGKAA
- the ZSCAN20 gene encoding zinc finger and SCAN domain-containing protein 20 isoform X5, translated to MPLGVPVSKPSINCQPEQGPEVWHPNFINSGKRNTVDYNLGNEQMRPAQASAWRDSKGWEEQCQWDTEDMKVSGVHWGYEETKTFLAILSESPFSEKLRTCHQNRQVYRAIAERLRARGFLRTLEQCRYRVKNLLRNYRKAKSSHPPGTCPFYEELEALVRARTANRATEGPGEAMALPRLGDSDAEMDEQEEGVWEPEEVAEDCNGDELATDESVQEPRIPGGPTLFQSRIAGVHWGYEETKAFLTILSESPFSEKLRTCHQNSQVYRAIAERLCAQGFLRTLEQCRYRFKNLLRSYRKAKSSHPPGTCPFYEELDSLMRARTAVRAMGTLREAAGLPRPGQSSTEADDQQAWDEMADEDAIKSPAPCPQTPDTGFEMRHKGEDQISEQDIFEDLPGDLSKCTREDVCHPSDWGQDSDGEGEGQWGNCPQEQWEECSSEEDLEKLIDHQGLYLAEKPYKCDTCVKSFSRSSHFIAHQRIHTGEKPYKCLECGKSFSDRSNLNTHQRIHTGEKPYKCLECGKSFSDHSNLVTHQRIHTGEKPYKCGECWKSFNQSSNLLKHQRVHLGGNPDHCSEPGANFGPSPSFSAHWRNSTEEPSLEQPHSASKNLNSGPHSTNSGEKLYQCSECGRTFSKSSALISHQRIHTGEKPYECAECGKSFSKSSTLANHQRTHTGEKPYKCVDCGKCFSERSKLITHQRVHTGEKPYKCLECGKFFRDRSNLITHQRIHTGEKPYKCRECGKCFNQSSSLIIHQRIHTGEKPYKCMECGRDFNNSSHFSAHRRTHAGGKAA